A region of Sugiyamaella lignohabitans strain CBS 10342 chromosome A, complete sequence DNA encodes the following proteins:
- the GRC3 gene encoding Grc3p (Polynucleotide kinase present on rDNA; required for efficient transcription termination by RNA polymerase I; functions with Las1p in a conserved mechanism to modulate rRNA processing and ribosome biogenesis; required for cell growth; mRNA is cell-cycle regulated; GO_component: GO:0030874 - nucleolar chromatin [Evidence IPI] [PMID 20814424]; GO_component: GO:0005730 - nucleolus [Evidence IEA]; GO_component: GO:0005634 - nucleus [Evidence IEA]; GO_function: GO:0005524 - ATP binding [Evidence IEA]; GO_function: GO:0016301 - kinase activity [Evidence IEA]; GO_function: GO:0000166 - nucleotide binding [Evidence IEA]; GO_function: GO:0051731 - polynucleotide 5'-hydroxyl-kinase activity [Evidence IDA] [PMID 20814424]; GO_function: GO:0016740 - transferase activity [Evidence IEA]; GO_process: GO:0000448 - cleavage in ITS2 between 5.8S rRNA and LSU-rRNA of tricistronic rRNA transcript (SSU-rRNA, 5.8S rRNA, LSU-rRNA) [Evidence IMP] [PMID 23175604]; GO_process: GO:0016310 - phosphorylation [Evidence IEA]; GO_process: GO:0006364 - rRNA processing [Evidence IEA]; GO_process: GO:0006364 - rRNA processing [Evidence IMP] [PMID 12837249]; GO_process: GO:0006363 - termination of RNA polymerase I transcription [Evidence IMP] [PMID 20814424]) yields MKRKSAVSALLATRKNKNIKLDDTASSTASPSEGSEPSELANPDVSVIELEDNSNIEDENGLNQQSTDVAVEATVVIDENDVNAGNEEDEEIDDEVEFASFPPSGLSSRQRSKSIEAAVEFPEDFITVSTFKQNSHNTVKLTTGSEVYGMVKGETLAFNGEYQLTIQKGAVRIMGAILHASKRSYHISSPCNGTHALPVIECVQVENLELVEQTTTDYNEQLIDSYRAVIKVESAPTGLRNVVNLAPNFKNLWGLSEGPNEDSQTDLEDDKEEIPLFEDDEVKSISTGSTTPAKPSFQIIYRAPASIALFKPFRSWYDMAAKTVALGFDNDPPKVLVLGPKSSGKSSFCRFLTNYFLASEINQCHYLELDPGQPEYCPPGTVSLHSPEFNFSPSFSHSNFRNSIRAHTIGSTSPKDHPNVYLSYCRDLYRTYEKTQVKSQSPLIINTPGWTRGLGVDLLADITSIVQPNIIISLGPDDSQTEIRAVLSRRTDIPVTSLESVLSYNSNAYLSAPSSAAKYSASELRVLQTLTYFHSASSPIHSLKFNSTHLTETVPYSVPYGEESSSNPLAIQGIAITASEGINPEDVSLCVNGAVVAVISVDHETSPIPIQRTPDESLPYIDPNDLQSVLIPDTCKCLGYAVVQSIDVADNTIRLLTPIPPSVISQNDRQKLVLLRGRLQLPLWELWNPSLDDASSPAPYLSKSGPGSAPGSHRWRVRRNVLRRGYA; encoded by the coding sequence ATGAAGAGAAAGTCGGCAGTTAGTGCTCTGCTAGCTACGAGGAAGAATAAGAATATTAAGCTTGATGATACCGCTTCTTCTACAGCTTCTCCTTCTGAAGGTAGTGAACCTAGTGAACTAGCTAATCCAGATGTGTCTGTTATTGAACTGGAAGACAATAGTAatattgaagatgaaaatggtCTGAATCAACAGAGCACCGACGTTGCTGTAGAAGCCACAGTAGttattgatgagaatgacgTGAATGCTGGtaatgaggaagatgaagaaatcGACGACGAAGTAGAATTCGCTTCTTTTCCTCCTTCTGGACTCTCGTCTAGACAAAGATCTAAATCAATTGAGGCTGCAGTCGAGTTCCCCGAAGATTTTATTACTGTTAGCACCTTTAAACAAAATTCACACAACACCGTTAAACTGACGACCGGTAGTGAAGTTTATGGAATGGTCAAGGGTGAGACGTTGGCTTTTAATGGAGAGTATCAGCTCACGATTCAAAAAGGAGCTGTCCGTATTATGGGAGCTATTCTACATGCCAGCAAAAGATCTTACCATATTTCATCGCCCTGTAATGGTACGCATGCCCTACCAGTAATTGAGTGTGTTCAAGTTGAGAACCTCGAGCTGGTTGAACAGACAACTACAGACTATAACGAGCAACTGATTGATTCATACAGAGCGGTTATTAAAGTTGAATCGGCTCCTACAGGATTGCGCAATGTCGTTAACTTGGCACCTAATTTCAAGAACCTCTGGGGACTATCTGAGGGCCCTAATGAAGACTCTCAAACTGATCTTGAAGAtgacaaagaagaaatacCATTatttgaagacgacgaagttAAAAGTATATCAACTGGTAGTACGACACCAGCAAAACCCAGCTTCCAAATAATATACAGAGCGCCAGCCTCGATAGCGCTATTCAAACCATTCAGATCATGGTATGATATGGCTGCTAAGACTGTAGCCCTTGGATTTGATAATGATCCACCAAAGGTTCTTGTACTAGGACCCAAGTCATCTGGCAAAAGTTCTTTCTGTCGATTTCTCACAAACTATTTCCTCGCTTCAGAAATAAATCAATGCCATTATCTTGAATTGGACCCTGGTCAGCCCGAATACTGTCCTCCTGGAACAGTTTCTTTACACTCACCAGAGTTTAACTTTAGCCCATCATTTTCGCATTCTAACTTTCGGAACTCCATCCGTGCCCACACTATTGGCTCCACATCACCCAAAGATCATCCCAACGTCTACCTGTCTTACTGCCGTGATCTGTATAGAACCTACGAAAAGACTCAAGTAAAAAGTCAATCTCCACTTATCATCAATACTCCTGGTTGGACTCGTGGTCTTGGCGTAGACTTACTTGCTGATATCACCTCTATCGTTCAACCTAATATTATAATCAGTCTTGGACCCGACGATTCGCAGACCGAGATTCGTGCTGTTCTCTCCCGTCGTACTGACATTCCCGTCACATCCCTTGAATCAGTCCTCTCATACAACTCCAATGCATACTTATCTGCTCCCtcatcagctgctaaaTACTCAGCCTCTGAACTCCGAGTCCTTCAGACATTAACCTATTTCCACTCTGCATCTTCCCCTATTCATTCACTAAAGTTCAACTCAACCCACTTAACCGAAACTGTACCATATTCTGTTCCCTACGGTGAagaatcatcttcaaaccCATTAGCAATCCAAGGAATAGCTATAACTGCTAGTGAAGGAATTAATCCTGAAGATGTTTCTCTCTGTGTCAATGGCGCAGTTGTAGCTGTTATTTCTGTCGACCACGAAACATCTCCTATTCCAATCCAGCGTACCCCCGACGAATCTCTTCCTTATATTGATCCCAACGATCTGCAATCTGTTCTCATCCCCGACACTTGTAAATGCCTTGGCTACGCTGTCGTCCAATCCATCGATGTTGCTGACAACACCATTCGTCTCTTAACACCGATCCCACCAAGTGTCATATCGCAAAACGACCGCCAAAAGCTAGTCCTTCTCCGAGGCAGACTACAACTGCCTCTATGGGAGCTCTGGAACCCCTCTCTCGACGACGCGTCCTCCCCGGCCCCATACCTCTCCAAAAGCGGTCCTGGATCCGCCCCCGGATCACACCGCTGGCGCGTCCGTCGAAACGTCCTCCGCAGAGGCTACGCATGA